The DNA window ataggCCATCCTGGATCAATTAAAAGTGACCTATGCTGCCTTGAACAGATTAATATAGGtctgtacaaaacatgttcattacattatTTGCCTAAAATCTTTCTTAGATAATGTTACTCTGGCTACTTTCAGAACTAGCTGTTCACACtacagcctgaagtgacccaattccgatttttttttatgtaatgcgacctgtatccgatcttttcatggcagtgtgaacagcacaggtcggattctttttcgaatgtgacccatatccgacacgtatccgattcaaatgcgacctaaagTTCAGGTCGCATTTAttcgaactgaacgtcactgattctcaacaaatctcactattctgcgttactgatacgcgcaagcaggaagaaaaacaacaaccatgacggaatCTAATGATGATTAAgctgttaatatgctgctccggccggacaacaacttcaaatatgtatgctatgctccaccgttagccagtatttacttccgcaaacactgagcacttcttctttttatggcagttggcagaacattgagaacgctgacgctattgcgccctctagtgcgcatgcgggacactttcaggtcgtttgcccgtttacactgcagaacgcatacaggtcgcatttattggcagtgtgaacggccccggcaaaaaaaatcggaattgccaaaaatcggaattgggtcacttcaggctgcagtgtgaacgcagcctcctgtcactttaaacccaaataagctgctgctggccactcaacatttacactgactgcaaacagatgtgaaattatacaactgtacaactttgaaaagcagaagtagagccacctgcacaaccaacaaagatgcagcaagtagtttctggacagtaagtcaacaacaaaacacttatcTTATTCATCAGCTGTTGTACAGCAGATAGagaggtaaaaccagctgaccaaccGTTCTGAAGCttagcttgggttgctaggtaacgggctggacttcaccggggttgctaggtaacgggttgggcttactggggttgctaggtgaggggcagTGCCTGCTTTTATGTGATGatacattctggaggtttttcaaATGGCACATTAgttatttataaaactatttctCTGCCCATTTACAGCTAATGTTTAACAACTTATGTTTCTTAAAGAAAGTTTCTGGCAAAGTAACAGAAACCAGGTCTctgcacactgtaaaacatttgaaggtggtttaacttgaaaatgaaagttcaCCTTGAACATGCAACTTAaatcaacaagaaaattgtattggtttagatcaaaaattaaagttcatatacttgatttaacaagagacaagttgtctaaaacattgttttttaagttaataaatttTCAATTgtaagttttaacttaatgctgcaatttaaaccaataattatttcacaataccCCAGAAAGAACTGCCCTCACCTAGTTAAAGAGCATAAATTTTTctaggctttttaaaaatggtcttAAAGAACCAGATATTATGGTTTATGTAAACTTCTgtatttaatgaaacaaaaagtagtAAATATGTAACCAAACATCCTCTAAAAATTCTCCTTCTCGTTATTCCGGCATTTAGAGAAGAGAAATAGTTTTTATACTCTTAACTGACCCCAAACTGGAAACGCttgtctgattttaattcaGACAACTTCATGGTCAGACTGTCTGTTTTTCTAAAGTCTCACTGATGAATGATGCATTCTGCAAGTAAGATACTGACTGCTTATAAAGACTAGTAGAACCCCGTTTCATAAAAACAGTATCACTTTTTCTGTGCTGATCATTTAAAcgttttacatattttcccttttgcttCACACTCTacatattgatattttaaaaagtgacaaaaacatgacatttgaaagttttgcaataaaatcaaTGACATGAGAAGATTTACTGTAgacattaatgtatttttcaaaaacaagcaTTGACAATggaacagaaacatgaattaaaaCTGATCTAAAATAATCAGACAAATATCATGCTGGAAATATGAACCACCAAATaattaaaagctttaattaGCTACTTTTTATATCAAAAAGAGTAATTGTTATAATTTGGTcagcattttttacattttattttgctttcaaaaaACATCCAAGGGAATGTAATCTCAGTTTTAGAATAAAGCTGGGTGAATCTTTAATGCTTTATAGGCTCATAAATTCAAGACTGGTGAATTTTATTGATTCAATAGTCAAACATTAAACCAATCTCACGGATGATAGCAAGATAAAAGGATTACAAGCTGATATTACAGAGCTGCAATACAATTTTTTGATatatgttgaacatttttgagatCATGTCAGTACAAAAACAAGGTTCCAGTGTGAaacaaagttaatgtttttgtaaaatccaCTAACTGATGGTAAAAATGTCAGCTTCAGGCAACAGAAGAAGAACAATAGACAatatttgatcagtttcttCTCATAAGCACCTTTTTAAGAGTCTTTTTAAAGCAATTATAATCCACCTTACTGAAAGCAGTAACATTTTAAGTGAacatcactttttcttttgcaataaTGAAATTCTAAGGTGGGAAAACCTTAAGTCTGTGGGATGAAGCATCTGCATAAAGTGTTGAAACAAACCCATTTAAAGGAGATCAAAATCAACAGTAACCAAAAGTCTTTGAAACAGCACCAATAAAATGGTTGGTCCTTTCAGTCTCACATCACTCCATTAGAAGACATCCAGATAAATGTCGATCACATCAGCTTTgtcctgcaaaaacaaagtgaaaacatttgatttccTTTCGatcaatttaaattattttgtcaatttttacttaaaaattgCATACAGAAATGTATCTTTACTTCAGCCAGTAATAAGTCAAAAAATGTCTATTACCATCTCCGCAATCAAATCCTTCCTTCCTATAATGTCTCACCAGCTCTCTGCATGTTTTCACTGTTTAtcaatttactttttaatatatatttttattccattcatTAAGCAGTCATAAATTCATACTCTTTCCTCACAAATACATGAAGTTtattaaataacagaaaaccaagaaattacatttgtttaactgTTCACGGTTATGAAGCTCAAAACGGAGATGTTTCTGCAACATAAATGGAGTCCACTTGTAAATTCAGTTGattttttaactgcatttgGAATCAATAAAATTGACGTAATGCAAACCATGTAATCCTGACTGTCAactaaacagaagaaaagattaATCCAAACTGTAATCTACCAGGAGTACAAATGGTTCTACATCTAGACAGAATCAGTAAGAAGAACATAATAAACCACATAAATAGAAACTAAATGAATTTTGCTGAGTTGCATATGAAAGCTTCACGTTACTTAAGACAGGATGTGATTTAGCCAAACCTCCCCCACATTTCAAGCTTCTTTTTCTGGTTGGGCTAAAGTTTACCACTCCTCAGTCGCTTTAGTTGGATATTTCAACATAAACAGCAAATTACTCATAAATTACTCTGTTCCATTTCAGCatactgatttttatttccagattaAGAAGCAGCCTTACCCTGGAGTCTGGCTATTTCTTTACGAATGTCTTCATAAACAGCAGCTAAAACCTCGTCCTTTGGCTTCAGACCAtccagaaaaactgcaaaaacaggaTAAACATGCAGCACCTGCAAtccttaacatttttacaaacagtGCAGCAGCTTTAAATAATGACAAGTATAACAAAATCAGTACGATCATCATTAGAGAAGGGCAAGTTGCCGCTATCATAGAAGTACCTGTAATAACCAATATGTTGCTCATGCTGAGTCATTATTAAAATTGTACAAGTCCATAATCTAAAGGCCATTCAACATTTTAGATGTCCTCTCACCAATTTCTGAAGTGATTCTCTCCATCTCCTCGCGGTTTTGAAGGTACATCGGCCACACGTATCCATCAAAGTAGTTTGGAGGGTCTGGAGGCGCATACACCCTCATGCTGCcaggacaaaaacacagaaacagctCTTAAATTAAGATTTCGCAGAAAATCAGAGTGAAAGAAgtacaatgtttttaaaattacactaataataccaaaaaagagAGATAAGTACCTCCGTCTCTTCTTACAGACGTCATAAGGTATTTCCAAAAAATATCTCATGTCAAACATCTCATTTAAAGGCCTGGAAGGACAGAATGTGAATAGTATGATTAAAAGACGGCTAGGAGAATTTAATGCTAATATAATATAATAgtatattataatataatattaaacTGTGAGATGCAACAGAATTAATAGTGACTAGAAACAGCAGATCAGTTATTCTACAAAACATGTTCTATGTAAATACAAGAGACataatttcacagttttaatgACAGATTagaggttaaaaaataaaatggaaaaacatccatccatcatccatccatcctgtaTTTTGTACCTGTGGTTGAAAATGAGGAAACCTTCCACTATCAGAATGTAAAGTTCGTCATCGGCGGATGAGTCTTTGGCTATCAGGCCCCGCCGCCTCAGGAACTCATGAGGGTCTTTTCTCCAGGAGTAAACCTCCTTCATCATCTCCTCCATGTGAAGAGCATCAAGCGCTTAAAGAGAAAGCAGTTAGCACCATCTCCATTTCTCAGCTGAGACACAAATTCATTTCAATACACAATAACTGACCTGAAAATTCactaaaataccaaaaacaatgttaccagaaaaactttttttaggACGGGCGTCAAATAAAAAGAGTTGGTTTATAATTATAGAACCTTAATTTCAGTCAAAATCATCAAGTTAAATAACAGACAAGCATTTGTACTTACTGTCATATTGCTTGAAGCCGTTACTGTCCAATGGTACAACAAAGTCATCCTGACAAGAATAAATACGTAACTGTAAATTCTTATCTGTTGTGCCAGAAATTGTTAAAACACCAATATTATCTAAGGAAGCCTTCATGGTTTACTTTAAAATACGTATCCTGAGCAATGATGCTGCTGTTGTGTATTTTCTGGTGAAGAAATTGGGAGAGGGTAGATTTTCCTCCATTGGTCACCCTGCGATTaaagcaaatggaaattataaaataaagaaacctaACAGAAAATACCTACTTAAGAGTAGGTGTTTCGAATCGTAAAAAGTAAACAGGTCTTATCAGCCCTCACAGCCACATGGTTATCGCAAAGTCTACCGATCCGTTGTCTTGTTGcttcagtttcaaatatttctgcacatttttctctcttgttttctCCTAGTTTGTATTTAGTGGTCACATCGGAAGCACTTTACAAAGTGAAACCTTGTAATTCCGTTATCAGTGGTTCCGTTTTTTAGTAATGAGCAGCAATGCGTGAAAATTAAGACAGTTACACATAGTTTGCTGACAGCATTCAGGTTTACTTACCCACCAACTCCAACAATTATAGTCTTCATTTGCGAAAGCTCACGGCAAAACTACTGAAGTGTGTCTCTAGttataagaaaataacaaaaacaaaaaacaaaaaaactcacgTTTAACCAAGAAACAGCCGCATTGTTTACCTACACAAACACAACCCTCCTCTCTGTCACTCGTTTCCGCCCAAGGACGCATGTGATTCGCTGAAGACGGTGTTACGTCACGCCCTGgtcattgaaaaagaaaaagtatgcGTGTTGGATTAGCTGCCGATTTATGAAAAgatatttcaattaaaatgtaaaatatgttcttGGTAGCACAATAAATACCTACAATAAAACGTTATTAATATTAGTAACTGTTATTTTTACTGactatatattttacataaatgaacataaattattacaaataatatatatttaaatttttatataaatcattaaattaaaatgtatattattttcaATTGTTTATGTTAATAGATAATTACAAATTGTttgttaaacaacaaaacaaaaaccataaacaattgcaaataatataaatgttaatttttatattcattataaaatgtattaaattaatttagatgaattataaaattaaatgtatattatttgtaattgtttatacatttatgtaaaatacagtaaataaaaataacagttactaatattaataaaaaatatattattttattatcttaatcttattatttttcttttatcatgttattattgttttacagctattatttctgagattactaacactaaaaataaaagcaatattcttgaaaatattaatgaaattgTCCATATTAGTTGGCCtaacacacaaaatactaaatCAACATTAACTTTacaatatctatctatctatctatctatctatctatctatctatctatctatctatctatctatctatctatctatctatctatctatctatctatctatNatctatctatctatctatctatctatctatctatctatctatctatctatctatctatctatctatctatctatctatctatctatctatctatcaaaAGCTGTGCGCATGCGCACGTCAAGTTTTCCGCTTAAGTTAACTTCCTCATTAGCAGCGTTAGCTTCAAAGTGATCCACAGTCCAGCGTCGTCTCTGTCTGAACCATCTTTTTTTCGGTTCGTCTTCGAGCCTCACAGATGTCTAAGCCTCCTCCCAAGCCGGCCAAGCCAGGTAAGACTACGTTTTCGGTGACTTTTGGCTTAATTTTCCCCAAAAACTTTTCTTTCGGTGTTGTTTGGTACGTGGACAGTGCACCTTGTCTTGTTGAGTGGCTGAAGCTAATGGGCGGGTGCGCTTGTTAAGCTTTCTGAAAGCTCGGTGTAGAAGACTTAAATGCAGTAATTAACTGCTTTATCTCGGGACATTCAATAATATGACTTCAGAGGAAAGAAGGGGTAAGGAGGCTTTAGTTGGGTGTTTGCTGGCTGACCGGGGCACCAAGCTCTGAGGCCGCCGTCACTTCCCTATTTCCATCATCCATGCAGTAAATGCAGCTTGCTGCCCCAGAGGTAGCTTCATTCAGATAGGTGCCTGTGTGGTCACACCTCTGTATTCTGATTGTCTTCATTCCAATACAAAGGACGCCTTTTAAATCAGATTTCCTTAGAggtcatttttacaaatattgtCTGCAGCAGCTACTGACATTATGCATTGACATCCATTTTTCCTgcaacatttgaattaaaaaaaatgcacgaaacttaatgttttcaatgttttttcatgCTAAATTATTCCTTTTCTCTACATTCAAAATACTTAATAGggcttatttaaaatgttgtcagACCTAAACTTAATTAATGCATAAACTCAGATACTGCTTCTTTTGTGTGGATATGTAAAATGCtgtaaattgacaaaaatctATTTGTTCGCTTGACTGTTCTATAACTTTCTGTATTATTTGATCACTTTTATTATCAAAATTGCTGATTTTACGCCAAGTTTATTCATATACATGGTACTGGAAGGTGAGTGCAGTGCTGCGCCTTACCACTGGTGGCGCTGTGGTGCACACAGTAATGTGCATTTCCACTTCCGTCTCTAAAAATCGCCAGTGTACGTGTTGATTACGCGTATCCCATGCATTTTCTTTGGAGATAAAAGATGACACTTTTCATAGGAGTATCATGAGGAAATGTGAGTTAATTTTAGTCACAATACGTAACAGTAACCTAGCTTTCTTTGATGAAATTAACACTGTAAATGTTTAAGACGAAATTGGAACGATTAATTGGACTGATCTTGGCGAATTACtcattgaaataatcatcaaataatctagtaatcgattaattaactggagtatactcAAAATTAACTGACCacaaattaagccaaaactgtaaataaataaataaataaataaataaataatatatataaatcaaCAAATCGGCCTAACGTTTTATTGATAAGTGGCAAACAAATGgatgagcttttcacatgttgatgttgcaagtatttatttatttttagctgcagatgcatcattTTGCTGCAAATGATCGTGTGTACACTAAAGGGATGCTGTTCAGGAAATCTAggcaataaaattattttctcatttaaaaagggaattgaatgatttatttgcatcttttaatgtgtttatattattgcataaaataggcttaaatgaaaaatttgtaaaatgtgcccattttaaaaaatctgatttaaaccgaataatcaatagaataatagAGTACTGAAATAATCACTAGTTGTAGCCCTATGTTATGCCATTAAGTAACTCATACCTGCAGGATTTAGTTCAAACTGGAATCGGAACCAAAAGTAACTGGACATCGAGTTCAACAGTAAAACAAGTTCAGAGAAGAAAATACAGTTGAAGTAAATTAcaagattaaaaagttttatgtgCATTTCTGTCCTTTAATTCCTGAAAAAACTTAACAGAAAATAAGCCTGGAGGCCATAGTTTCAGTACATTGTCATTACAGGTACAACATGGAGAACAAACTGCCCTGAAAccatcagaaacacattttatgtttcagctttttggctacaaattaaaagtggaaGAAACTCAAGACACACTATTAGCTTAGATATCTACTTACAGCAATAAAGCAGggataaaaatcacaaaaaaactgtatgtagccaatatatttttattctatttgtaAATGCTTGCATTTATGTCATAAATTGTTCTTGTtaccatttttgttgtttaatttgatttctggATGTGATCTCAGGTGTCTCACGTTTGCTTTTTGACACCAAGTTTGGTAAccaatgttttacaaaaacataaattttgaTTATACAATAAGTAATCAATGAATTCACAGGATTAGACCCAGAATGAACAGAGGTGCATCTTATTAGCGGTAGCAACAAACTTGATGGCTCCACAGAAGGCTGTTTGGATTATTTGGATTATGTCGTCATGTCTGGTTCGTCATATAACAGGTTAAATCAGGTGCTGGTTTTCCGTCTGTATCTGGTTGTGCAAAGAGTTTGTATTTGGTTTTGTTCCCTTTTttagatttctgctttttactACATAATCTGACTACTAACTGTAATCCCGACTCATAACAGATGCTGCAGGATTTTGAGTGTTGCATTCAGATTTAACAAGACCAGGTGTGCAGATGTTGCTTCAAACAGCTGGCATTTGGTTTGCAATAATGAGATTAATTTTGCAAGTTGCCACAGATTTCTAGCCAAACACAAATTCTTGTATTTAGgaattaagaaattaaacagaactcctattgttgtttttttgtgaactgTACAAAAACtcctatttttctctttttggtcCTGTTTTAGGTTATTTTCCACTTGAATCTGCTCTGTTGCAGAGGGTTTTAGATAAAGCCAGAGCCCGGCCTCCTGAGCTGAggtatttgtgtgtttaaaataacatgactgtgcctgcagagcagcagacaTGAACAGAACTGGTGTTGTGTGGTGGTACAGACCCCCCCCCtgtaccccccccccccccagtttAACCTCTAAACACTGTGCATTTAAACATTCCAGGTgctgaaataaaagattttaaaactccTAATTCTAATAATCGTAAATGTATTCAAGCTTGTCAGTAATTAGATCGCCATCTGACCTTTTGATTAATTTCCGTTTGTTACACAATGTGAGATTTCCTCATGTGTTCTCTGCATACGTCTGCTTGTATATTTACAGCAGACACCacagatgcattttatttttacagcttaCCCAGTAAAGATAATAAATGCACATATAAAGAATGCatctgtttgtggttttaaatcaTGTCGTTGACCTAATCGGGGTGTGACACGTTTGAAAAGGAAGTTGGCTGAACAAAGTAGCACAGGGTGATGACGCCTCGCCAAAAGAAAGATGCAGATCTGTCCTTTTTGTTTGGTTGCAGAGTTCGACTCATTCTGGTCAAGCTCAGCTGAATCGACGCCTCGTTATTTGTGTGCAACCCGGCGGCTCTACTGTTTACTAAACTTTGAATTTCTGTTGTCAGGGCGGTGAGACTTcaggtttaaatgtttaaaaatgcttctttaagCTTTTTTGTGGGTTTCTGAGCGACTTCTGAAGGCAGACCACAACCACCCGGGTTGCATTCTTGTAGCAAAGCGAACTCCAGGCCAGAGCAGGCCCAGAGGGAAGGCGCAGTTGCACAATGACCCACTGTGTGTCTTTTTGTGCTGCATGTAGTAATAAGTGTGTTTTGTTATTGGCTGCAGGAGAATCGTACCGatctgatttgttgttgttacaGTATTTCACCTTGTTGAAGCCAGCTGGGCTGCAGGAGTGAACTTGCACTTATTGTGCTGCGACGCCTTTGCGTGTCCTTGGTGTGTTTTTTCCATCATG is part of the Poecilia reticulata strain Guanapo linkage group LG9, Guppy_female_1.0+MT, whole genome shotgun sequence genome and encodes:
- the LOC103470104 gene encoding nicotinamide riboside kinase 1-like isoform X1; the protein is MKTIIVGVGGVTNGGKSTLSQFLHQKIHNSSIIAQDTYFKDDFVVPLDSNGFKQYDTLDALHMEEMMKEVYSWRKDPHEFLRRRGLIAKDSSADDELYILIVEGFLIFNHRPLNEMFDMRYFLEIPYDVCKKRRSMRVYAPPDPPNYFDGYVWPMYLQNREEMERITSEIVFLDGLKPKDEVLAAVYEDIRKEIARLQGQS
- the LOC103470104 gene encoding nicotinamide riboside kinase 1-like isoform X3 is translated as MKASLDNIGVLTISGTTDKNLQLRIYSCQDDFVVPLDSNGFKQYDTLDALHMEEMMKEVYSWRKDPHEFLRRRGLIAKDSSADDELYILIVEGFLIFNHRPLNEMFDMRYFLEIPYDVCKKRRSMRVYAPPDPPNYFDGYVWPMYLQNREEMERITSEIVFLDGLKPKDEVLAAVYEDIRKEIARLQGQS
- the LOC103470104 gene encoding nicotinamide riboside kinase 1-like isoform X2, translating into MKTIIVGVGGVTNGGKSTLSQFLHQKIHNSSIIAQDTYFKDDFVVPLDSNGFKQYDTLDALHMEEMMKEVYSWRKDPHEFLRRRGLIAKDSSADDELYILIVEGFLIFNHRPLNEMFDMRYFLEIPYDVCKKRRSMRVYAPPDPPNYFDGYVWPMYLQNREEMERITSEIGAACLSCFCSFSGWSEAKGRGFSCCL